In a genomic window of Aggregatimonas sangjinii:
- a CDS encoding FMN-binding glutamate synthase family protein — protein MDTVLNTLSSFPWWAWVLLALLAVAIRDVFFQRAHTISHNFPVVGHLRYWLESIGPEMRQYFVANNREELPFNRIERGWIYASAKKENNYEGFGTDRDIYAHQHIFIKNRMMAYSLPENHPNEANQSFVPCAKVMGLYNKRAKPFRPASIINVSAMSFGSLSAAAVEAMNKGVLKSGAYHNTGEGGLSSYHKQGGDVVFHFGTGYFGVRSKDGNFSMEKMKQLVADNPCIKAIEIKLSQGAKPGKGGVLPGAKITPEIAEIRGVEVGKDVLSPATHKAFDNVAELMRLIENIAEETGLPVGIKGAIGKLDQWEELADMMLATGHGPDFIAVDGGEGGTGAAPPSFADHVSLPWIYGFSSLYKVFQKRNLTDRIVFVGSGKLGFPGKAAMAFAMGVDCINVAREAMMSIGCIQAQICHTNKCPAGIATQSKWRQGGIDIPLKSDRLAQYFKTFRKEFLEITHAAGYEHPCQFTMSDVQVNVDDSELSRDLKSTYGYEKTPVAFESVSRLQHCEYLGGRYFEKTA, from the coding sequence ATGGATACGGTTCTGAATACACTTTCGAGTTTTCCTTGGTGGGCATGGGTACTTTTGGCACTTCTTGCTGTTGCCATTAGGGATGTTTTCTTTCAACGGGCACATACGATATCGCATAATTTTCCCGTAGTGGGGCATTTACGCTATTGGCTGGAAAGTATCGGCCCCGAGATGCGGCAATATTTTGTCGCGAACAACCGCGAGGAACTTCCTTTTAATCGTATCGAGCGCGGTTGGATTTATGCTTCGGCAAAAAAGGAAAACAACTACGAGGGCTTTGGTACCGATCGTGATATTTATGCACATCAGCATATTTTTATTAAAAATCGGATGATGGCCTATTCCTTACCGGAAAATCATCCGAACGAAGCGAATCAGAGCTTTGTTCCTTGCGCCAAGGTCATGGGCTTGTACAATAAGCGAGCAAAACCATTCAGACCGGCCTCCATAATCAATGTTTCCGCAATGAGTTTTGGTTCGCTCTCCGCTGCGGCGGTCGAAGCAATGAACAAGGGGGTACTAAAATCCGGAGCGTATCATAATACAGGGGAGGGCGGACTCTCCTCTTATCACAAACAAGGTGGGGATGTCGTTTTTCATTTTGGAACCGGCTATTTCGGAGTACGGTCAAAAGACGGCAATTTTTCCATGGAAAAAATGAAACAATTGGTTGCCGATAATCCTTGCATTAAGGCCATAGAGATAAAACTTTCGCAAGGGGCGAAGCCGGGCAAAGGCGGTGTATTACCGGGAGCTAAAATCACTCCGGAAATCGCGGAAATCAGAGGGGTCGAAGTTGGAAAAGACGTGCTTTCCCCTGCAACCCATAAAGCCTTCGACAACGTGGCCGAGTTAATGCGATTAATAGAGAATATCGCCGAAGAAACCGGACTGCCCGTGGGAATAAAAGGTGCCATAGGAAAGCTGGATCAATGGGAAGAATTAGCCGATATGATGCTGGCAACAGGCCATGGGCCGGATTTTATTGCGGTAGACGGTGGTGAAGGTGGCACGGGAGCGGCTCCTCCATCTTTTGCCGACCACGTTTCATTACCGTGGATCTATGGCTTCTCTAGTTTGTACAAGGTTTTTCAGAAAAGAAACCTGACCGATCGCATCGTATTCGTAGGGAGTGGTAAATTGGGGTTTCCCGGGAAGGCGGCAATGGCCTTTGCCATGGGTGTCGATTGCATTAATGTAGCGCGTGAGGCCATGATGAGCATCGGCTGTATTCAGGCACAGATTTGCCATACGAACAAATGTCCGGCCGGTATCGCCACACAGAGCAAATGGCGACAAGGCGGAATAGACATTCCCTTAAAATCCGACAGATTGGCACAATACTTCAAGACTTTCCGAAAAGAATTTCTGGAAATTACACACGCTGCTGGTTACGAACATCCCTGTCAGTTTACCATGAGCGATGTACAGGTGAACGTAGATGATTCCGAATTGAGTAGGGACTTGAAGTCTACCTACGGATATGAGAAGACCCCCGTTGCCTTTGAGTCGGTCTCCCGTTTACAACATTGTGAATATCTCGGTGGACGGTATTTCGAAAAAACTGCTTAA
- a CDS encoding patatin family protein — MRALVISGGGSKGAFAGGVAQFLIQEAGNKYDLFVGTSTGSLLISHLALGKLGKIKDIYSNVNQKSIFNSDPFILKKKKGFDEISVNHWNVLKNFLKGKKTFGESENLRELIRNSITVEEFNTIKASHADVVVTVSNLSLNQVEYKSINDCSYDEFCDWIWISSNYTPFMSLVRKNGCEYADGGLGSIVPIEEAIRRGATHVDVVVLHTEVNYMNRMPSRNPFELLTTMLSFILDRIEHQNIRIGKLVANQNNAIINLYYTPTILTTNSLVFDKDKMTLWWKRGYLYAKNKNEETNPITPNEHE; from the coding sequence ATGAGGGCATTGGTCATATCGGGAGGAGGTAGTAAAGGAGCCTTTGCCGGTGGTGTTGCCCAATTTCTTATTCAAGAAGCTGGCAACAAATATGATTTATTCGTAGGCACTTCTACGGGAAGTTTGTTGATATCGCATTTGGCCTTGGGCAAATTGGGCAAAATCAAGGACATCTATTCCAATGTCAACCAAAAAAGTATTTTCAACAGTGACCCTTTTATCCTCAAAAAGAAAAAAGGTTTTGATGAAATTTCGGTGAACCATTGGAATGTGCTCAAGAATTTTCTCAAAGGGAAAAAGACTTTTGGCGAAAGTGAAAACTTACGGGAACTCATACGCAATAGTATCACCGTCGAGGAATTCAATACCATAAAGGCGAGTCATGCCGATGTGGTCGTAACCGTTTCCAATTTATCATTGAATCAGGTTGAGTACAAATCCATTAATGACTGCAGCTACGACGAATTTTGCGATTGGATATGGATTTCGTCCAATTACACCCCATTCATGAGTTTGGTCAGAAAAAATGGTTGTGAATACGCCGATGGTGGTTTGGGTAGTATCGTACCTATTGAGGAAGCTATTCGAAGGGGGGCTACCCATGTAGATGTCGTTGTTTTGCATACCGAGGTGAACTATATGAACAGAATGCCCTCACGTAATCCGTTTGAGCTCTTAACGACGATGTTGAGTTTTATTTTGGACCGTATCGAGCATCAGAATATCCGGATAGGTAAGCTCGTCGCCAACCAAAACAATGCTATCATCAATTTATATTATACCCCAACAATTTTAACGACCAACTCCCTGGTGTTCGATAAGGATAAAATGACCCTTTGGTGGAAACGGGGTTATCTCTATGCCAAGAACAAGAATGAGGAAACAAACCCTATTACTCCGAATGAGCATGAGTAG
- a CDS encoding M1 family metallopeptidase, which translates to MKHLLIFILICIPFQGTAQHQEKVDFILGKAMIFPSTEEKSIEGHVEYIFEVRKNVDSIFLDAKNMKFSSVTLNKHNAEYHYDEKKIVIYDSFIKGSSHTLRLEFACTPKQTVYFSGWDDTIAGNEQIWTQGQGKYTSYWLPSFDNMQEKVEFDLSISVANELKVIANGRLVNEESIENVKIWEYDMQKPMSSYLLAFVIGNYDKDVLTSSSGITIQNYYYPEDSLKVEPTYRYTKRIFDVLEKEIGVSYPWQNYKQIPVHDFLYAGMENTGATIFADGYVIDSTAFIDKNYVNVNAHEMAHQWFGNLVTEKDGNHHWLHEGFATYYAYLAEKELFGIDHYLWKLYRSFKELESLQARGEGQHLLDPKASSLIFYEKGALALHMLRAEIGDKAFRKGIKRYLEKFQFKNVTVSDFLEEMEKAGRTDLSDYRKKWLESTTMPSTEVKSEFAKNSRSLKSLFDMEADLKEAQSDAIDYSRYWNETNSIHLKKYILANYSRNLPQEIIEKAFAADSLPVRQELAKFDDIKSLSKADYETLLNDKSYITVENALIQLWSTYPEYRSSYLDVTKDIIGLPDKNVRLLWLTLATLTEGYNGRMTKQYFDELSAYTSPRYSFEIRQTAFQYLKEVFGFTEQNLLDLIQATNHHAWQFKKFARALLDDLLEDEVYKERITALVPELKPEELRYIQTKLK; encoded by the coding sequence TTTTTGGATGCGAAAAACATGAAATTTTCCTCAGTCACCTTAAATAAACACAATGCTGAGTATCATTACGATGAAAAGAAAATTGTCATTTACGATTCGTTTATAAAAGGAAGCTCTCATACCTTACGATTGGAGTTTGCATGTACACCAAAACAAACGGTTTACTTTTCTGGATGGGACGATACTATAGCAGGCAACGAACAAATCTGGACACAAGGGCAGGGGAAGTATACTAGTTATTGGCTACCAAGTTTTGATAACATGCAAGAGAAAGTCGAGTTTGATCTTTCTATTAGCGTAGCGAATGAGCTGAAAGTAATCGCTAATGGTCGTCTTGTTAACGAGGAATCGATCGAAAATGTGAAAATTTGGGAGTACGATATGCAAAAACCCATGAGCAGTTATCTCTTAGCTTTTGTTATCGGGAATTACGATAAAGATGTATTGACTTCTTCCAGTGGCATTACAATCCAAAATTATTATTACCCCGAAGACAGTCTAAAAGTGGAACCTACATACCGGTATACCAAAAGGATTTTCGACGTTCTGGAAAAGGAAATCGGCGTATCATACCCTTGGCAAAATTACAAGCAAATCCCGGTTCATGATTTTTTATATGCCGGAATGGAGAATACCGGTGCGACCATTTTTGCTGATGGTTATGTCATCGATTCCACGGCATTCATCGACAAGAACTACGTAAACGTAAATGCACATGAGATGGCGCATCAATGGTTCGGTAATCTGGTTACCGAGAAAGACGGGAATCACCATTGGTTACACGAGGGTTTTGCAACCTATTATGCCTATTTGGCCGAAAAAGAGCTTTTCGGTATAGACCATTACTTATGGAAATTGTATCGTTCCTTCAAAGAGCTCGAGTCATTACAGGCTAGGGGGGAAGGGCAGCATTTGTTAGACCCAAAAGCAAGCAGCCTGATATTCTATGAAAAGGGTGCTTTAGCGTTACATATGTTACGGGCCGAAATCGGGGACAAGGCGTTTCGGAAAGGAATAAAGCGGTACCTAGAAAAATTTCAATTTAAAAACGTGACCGTTTCAGATTTTCTTGAGGAGATGGAAAAAGCGGGTAGAACGGATTTATCCGACTACAGGAAAAAGTGGTTGGAAAGTACGACGATGCCATCCACGGAAGTGAAATCGGAATTCGCAAAAAATTCACGATCCCTGAAATCCTTATTTGATATGGAGGCCGATTTGAAGGAAGCGCAAAGCGATGCTATTGATTATTCGAGGTATTGGAACGAAACGAACTCCATTCACCTCAAAAAATACATTTTAGCGAATTATTCGCGGAATTTACCACAGGAAATCATCGAAAAAGCCTTTGCTGCCGACTCTTTACCCGTTCGACAAGAATTGGCGAAGTTCGACGATATAAAATCACTTTCAAAAGCGGACTATGAGACGTTATTAAATGATAAAAGTTATATAACCGTCGAAAACGCGCTGATTCAACTTTGGTCGACCTATCCTGAATATCGTTCAAGCTATTTAGACGTCACGAAAGATATTATAGGTCTGCCCGACAAGAATGTCCGCTTACTTTGGTTGACTTTGGCCACGTTGACCGAAGGTTATAACGGTCGTATGACGAAGCAATATTTTGATGAGTTAAGCGCTTATACCAGTCCTCGGTATTCCTTCGAAATACGCCAAACCGCCTTTCAATACTTAAAAGAGGTCTTTGGCTTTACCGAGCAAAACCTGTTGGACCTGATTCAAGCCACCAACCATCATGCGTGGCAATTTAAAAAATTTGCGCGCGCACTTTTGGACGATTTGCTTGAAGACGAAGTCTATAAAGAACGGATTACGGCTTTGGTTCCTGAACTAAAGCCGGAGGAATTGCGTTATATTCAAACCAAATTGAAATAA